In one window of Arachis ipaensis cultivar K30076 chromosome B06, Araip1.1, whole genome shotgun sequence DNA:
- the LOC107645992 gene encoding transcription factor PIF3 (The sequence of the model RefSeq protein was modified relative to this genomic sequence to represent the inferred CDS: added 52 bases not found in genome assembly), with the protein MMPLHELYRKAKEKLDCSKEINSTSAPDHSTAPESDFYELVWENGQISMQGQSSSRGRKIPTCKSLTSHCPKGLQHRDVVGYGNGTNNVNMMRMGKFGDSESGLNEIRMPAPSAEDEDVIHWLNYGMDESLPHDYGSDFIHELSGVTMHEIPPLNNLSLLDKRSNSNQVLRDSHKNYARHAFGSEQGILNKDFSVMARGEIEIPGPKPSTSQFCQPSSYQCQGSFASVRSKASEITENNGSNPAHQVPCGELTQIFPSASSGFSGLKLDKQDQVMCSSSSTIMNFSHFARPAAIVKANLQNIGLSSSRSDGIENKKKDASATASNPPESTKAGFSGERQKQSAVHELKVVEPSKADLKQLEPSKADLKQLEPKSLEVNATVLRQSDPARKEDVSKIYQSSNLLLCESTNKGEEAVVKNMEPAVASSSVCSGNGAERISGNPNQSLKRKRQETEDSECHSEDVEEESVDVKKAGPTRGVKRSRSAEVHNLSERRRRDRINEKMRALQDLIPNCNKVDKASMLDEAIEYLKTLQLQVQIMSMGAGLYMPPMMLPAGMQHMHPPMASLSPMGVGMQMGLGMGYGMGMPDMNGGPSRFPMVQVPQMHRTHPPAAPMPGPSALHGMGRSNPPVFGLPSQGLPIPTMPRAPMFSYQGEPVANSPALRPNACGTAGLTETENPASASNQKDPVPIMQNTNGCNSTSQTTKQCEAAAAGRAVDATKKDNLVTDKFD; encoded by the exons ATGATGCCTCTGCATGAGTTGTACCGCAAGGCCAAGGAGAAGCTTGATTGTTCTAAAGAGATCAATAGCACAAGTGCACCTGATCATTCAACCGC ACCAGAGAGTGATTTCTATGAACTTGTTTGGGAAAATGGTCAGATTTCAATGCAGGGTCAGTCAAGTAGTAGAGGTAGAAAGATTCCAACTTGTAAGAGTTTAACATCTCATTGTCCCAAGGGTCTTCAACATAGGGATGTAGTGGGATATGGTAATGGTACAAATAATGTTAATATGATGAGGATGGGGAAGTTTGGGGATTCAGAAAGTGGACTCAATGAGATTAGAATGCCGGCTCCATCTGCTGAAGACGAAGACGTGATACATTGGTTGAATTATGGAATGGATGAATCTTTGCCACATGACTATGGTTCTGATTTCATACATGAACTCTCTGGGGTCACCATGCATGAAATCCCTCCCTTAAATAACCTCTCTTTGTTGGACAAAAGAAGCAATTCCAATCAGGTACTTAGGGACTCTCACAAGAACTATGCGCGCCATGCTTTTGGTTCAGAACAAGGGATCCTTAACAAGGACTTTTCGGTTATGGCTAGAGGAGAGATTGAGATCCCTGGACCCAAACCTAGCACAAGTCAATTTTGCCAACCATCATCATATCAATGTCAAGGATCATTTGCATCTGTTAGGTCCAAAGCATCAGAAATAACCGAGAATAATGGTAGTAACCCTGCTCATCAAGTACCTTGTGGGGAACTGACTCAGATTTTCCCATCTGCTTCAAGTGGTTTTTCTGGGTTAAAGTTGGATAAGCAAGATCAGGTTATGTGCAGCAGTAGTTCCACTATAATGAACTTCTCCCATTTTGCTAGACCTGCTGCTATTGTGAAAGCTAATCTTCAGAACATTGGGTTGTCTTCATCAAGATCAGATGGTattgaaaacaaaaagaaagatgcTTCTGCGACCGCAAGCAATCCTCCTGAATCAACAAAAGCTGGTTTTAGTGGCGAACGTCAGAAACAATCCGCTGTGCATGAGCTGAAGGTTGTAGAGCCTTCTAAGGCTGATTTGAAGCAATTGGAGCCCTCTAAGGCTGATTTGAAGCAATTGGAGCCAAAATCTCTTGAAGTGAATGCCACTGTTTTGAGGCAATCTGATCCTGCTCGAAAAGAAGACGTGTCAAAGATTTATCAAAGTTCCAATCTACTTCTTTGTGAAAGTACCAATAAAGGAGAGGAAGCTGTTGTAAAAAATATGGAGCCTGCAGTAGCCTCTTCATCCGTTTGCTCTGGCAATGGCGCAGAGAGAATTTCGGGCAACCCAAACCAAAGTTTGAAGCGAAAAAGACAAGAAACTGAGGACTCTGAGTGCCACAGTGAA GATGTTGAGGAAGAATCAGTGGATGTTAAAAAGGCAGGTCCAACACGAGGTGTTAAGAGAAGTCGTTCAGCCGAAGTACATAATCTATCTGAAAGG AGGCGAAGAGACAGGATCAATGAGAAGATGCGTGCATTGCAAGATCTCATACCAAACTGCAATAAG GTGGACAAAGCTTCAATGCTGGATGAGGCAATCGAGTATCTCAAAACACTTCAACTCCAAGTTCAA ATTATGTCAATGGGAGCTGGTTTGTATATGCCT TTTCTCCGATGGGCGTTGGCATGCAGATGGGGTTGGGAATGGGTTATGGAATGGGTATGCCTGACATGAATGGTGGACCTTCTAGATTCCCAATGGTTCAGGTGCCCCAAATGCACAGAACTCATCCTCCGGCTGCACCTATGCCTGGACCCTCTGCATTACATGGGATGGGAAGATCAAATCCTCCAGTGTTTGGCCTGCCTAGCCAGGGACTTCCAATTCCAACTATGCCGCGTGCTCCAATGTTTTCTTATCAGGGAGAGCCTGTTGCAAACTCACCAGCCTTACGACCAAATGCTTGTGGAACAGCAGGACTTACGGAAACTGAGAATCCAGCTTCAGCATCTAACCAAAAGGATCCAGTGCCAATTATGCAGAACACCAATGGTTGTAACTCGACGAGTCAGACTACGAAACAG TGTGAAGCAGCAGCAGCCGGCAGAGCTGTGGATGCCACGAAAAAAGATAACCTTGTGACTGATAAATTCGACTAG
- the LOC107645993 gene encoding transcription factor MYB61 has translation MGRHSCCYKQKLRKGLWSPEEDEKLLNYITKHGHGCWSSVPKLAGLQRCGKSCRLRWINYLRPDLKRGAFSEQEEKLIIELHALLGNRWSQIAAQLPGRTDNEIKNLWNSCLKKKLRLRGIDPNTHQPLSSSHNNDNKQHHHQPSTTTDHPNSSSIDNNHPQQESSSLFLDTPTTTTTTTTTSSSHDIVGYLSFTNNNNNNIYGTTPTSLCFTPTSATTSSSSDLNSAMFTSLFPPQIMKPAATTTEPLNWESSSFIDSTSTIAWGQESTALEAAQKVDDINKWSEYLNSNINPFFLANNNTITLPSPSIYTTNDEIKPEAFINVDESNTIASWHQTTTGSASTHHQPPFQQPSDLYTKDLHTRFSLAFGQTM, from the exons ATGGGAAGGCACTCTTGCTGCTACAAGCAGAAGCTTCGCAAGGGCCTTTGGTCTCCCGAGGAAGACGAGAAGCTCTTGAATTACATCACTAAGCATGGCCATGGATGTTGGAGCTCCGTTCCCAAACTAGCCG gTCTGCAAAGGTGCGGGAAGAGCTGCAGATTGAGGTGGATAAATTACCTGCGGCCAGATTTAAAGAGAGGAGCATTCTCTGAGCAGGAAGAGAAGTTGATAATTGAGCTGCATGCGCTTCTTGGTAACAGGTGGTCACAGATTGCTGCACAGTTACCTGGCAGAACTGACAATGAGATCAAGAATCTTTGGAATTCCTGCCTCAAGAAGAAGCTCAGGCTAAGAGGGATTGACCCTAACACTCACCAACCTCTCTCTTCATCCCACAACAACGACAACAAGCAGCACCATCATCAACCATCAACCACCACTGACCACCCAAATTCATCATCCATCGACAACAATCATCCTCAACAGGAATCATCATCACTCTTCCTAGATAcacctactactactactactactactactacttcttcttctcaTGATATCGTGGGCTACCTCTCCttcaccaacaacaacaacaacaacatctatGGAACAACACCAACCTCTCTTTGCTTCACACCAACCTCCGCCACTACTTCTTCATCTTCAGACCTCAATTCCGCTATGTTCACTTCACTTTTCCCACCACAGATCATGAAGCCTGCCGCTACAACCACTGAACCCCTCAATTGGGAAAGCAGCAGCTTCATTGATAGCACCAGCACCATAGCTTGGGGACAAGAATCCACTGCTCTAGAGGCGGCACAAAAAGTAGATGACATTAATAAGTGGTCTGAATATCTTAACAGCAACATCAACCCCTTCTTCCTCGCCAACAACAACACAATCACACTGCCTTCTCCTTCTATCTACACCACCAACGACGAGATCAAACCAGAAGCTTTCATAAATGTAGATGAATCCAATACCATCGCCTCCTGGCACCAAACCACCACCGGTAGCGCCTCAACCCACCACCAACCACCTTTTCAGCAGCCCTCAGATTTATACACCAAAGATCTCCACACTAGATTTTCACTGGCTTTTGGACAAACCATGTAA